Genomic DNA from Microbacterium sp. NC79:
CACTTCCACCTCATTGAGGCGATGGGCCGCATCATGCCCGAGGTTTCGTTGCCGACGAGCGAGTGGGTTCTCAAGGACCTCGCAAAGCGTGGCGCCAACGTGCACCTCGACACGCAGGTTGTGGACGCTACCGATGGCAACGTCGGACTGTCGACCGGACAGGTTATCCCGTCGGATCTCATCATCTGGACCGCAGGTGTGATGGCAAACCCGCAGGTTGTGAAGGGCTCCGGCCTTCCCGCAGACCAGCGCGGACGCATCACCGCTGACGCAACGCTGCGCGTCATCGACGGTGAAGAGATCGTTGAAGGCGCATGGACCGCCGGTGACATTTCGGCTGTTCCTGACCTGACCGGTGGCGGTGTCGGCGGCTTCTGCGTGCCGAACGCTCAGCACGCGGTTCGCCAGGCGAAGCGCCTCGCAAAGAACCTCGTTGCCGTTCTCCGTGGCGCGCAGCCCGTCGAGTACATCCACAAGAACCTGGGCGCTGTTGCAGGCCTCGGTCTGTACAACGGTGTCTTCCAGTCAGGCAAGATCGCCCTCAAGGGCTTCGTCGCCTGGGTCGCTCACCGCGGCTACCACGGCCTGGCTATGCCGTCGTGGGAGCGCAAGTGGCGTGTGCTGTGGGGCTGGTGGCATAACCTCTGGCTCGGTCGCGACATCGCGTCGATGGAAGCTGTGCAGATCCCGCGCGCATTCTTCACCGAGTTTGCGTCGAAGCCGCGTCCGGCTGCCGCTCCCGTCGAAGCTCCGGCAGAGAAGCCTGCCGAGCCGGTTGCTGACAAGGCAACTGAGTCTGAAAAGGCTGCCGTCGGCGCTTAGTAACGCGTTCACGAAGGCGGGTGCTTTGGCACCCGCCTTCGTCGTTTCCGCCGACGTGTAGCTAGGCTAGAAACACCAAGCCCCCATAGCCCAATGGCAGAGGCAGACGACTTAAAATCGTCACAGTGTCGGTTCGAGTCCGACTGGGGGTACACGCACGCCGCTCGTCCACCCTCGAGCGCGCAATCTCATCACGTAGGCTTTGGCCATGACGATTGAGCCTCGCCCGACCGAGAAGCCACGGTCTCGGCTCGTGACCGCCGCAATCTTCGGCGGTGGCTTCGTCGCGCTGATATGGATCATCGAGATTCTCGACGCGATCACGAATCAGCGGCTCGACAACAACGGTGTGCGCCCGTGGACGGTAGATGGCCTGTGGGGCATCGTCTTCGCGCCGGTACTGCACACCGACTGGGCGCACCTCATCTCCAACTCCGTTCCAGCTTTTGTTCTAACGTTTGTGATTGTGCTGAGTTCCGGAACCACGCGGTGGCTGGAAGCGACGGCGATCGTGTGGGTGACGGCTGGTGTCGGTACGTGGCTCATCGGCGGACTCAACACCAACCATGTCGGCGCATCATCCCTCATCTTCGGGTGGGTGGCATTCCTGGTGCTTCGTGGCTTCTTCGCGAAGAAACTCAGCGAAATCGCGATCGGTCTCGTGATCGGGGCCGTGTACGGGTATCTCATTTGGGGTGTCCTCCCGACGACGCCAGGCGTTTCTTGGCAGGGGCACCTGTGCGGAGCGATTGGCGGCGTGATCGCTGCGGTTATTCTCGGCCGGCGCTCCGCAGAACAGCGCGACGCCACTGCACGCAGCTGACGCCCAGGCGCCTTCACTGCGGGGATGTCAGCGCGTATGCTCCTGGCTAGAAGTGACGCTTCCGCTCGGCGTCACGGAGAGGTCATCATGCGAGGTAGCCAACGAACGGCAGGGGTTCTGCTTGCCGTGATTGCCATCATGGTCGGTCTCGTTGCGTGTTCTGGCGGCGTCGGTCCCACGGGGCCGAAAGCGACCGAGCAGGCACAACAAAACGGTGAGGAGCCGCAGGGAGAAGACACGTCAAGCGGAACCACGACAGACGCGGGCGGGGATGCAACGTTGTCGGGTGCCTGCCTGGAGATTTCGCAGGCCATGTCGAGCGCGAGCTCAGAGATGGGCACCGCGATTCAAGACGGGCTGACTAATCCTGAAGGTGTGAAAGACGCCCTGCTGCTTCAAGCAGAAGCGCTGCAGAAGGCCGTGACAGCCACCGCCAATGGCGAGGTGAAGACCGCGCTCCAAGCAGTCGCCGATGACATGAGCGCATTTGCCGACGTTTTCCAGGGGCTACCCGACATGACGAACCCGTCATCGTGGGCGAATGATCCGGTCGCGCTGGAAAAGGTCACTCAACTCGGACAGAAATTGCAGACCGCGGGTACCGAGCTGCAGGCCTCGCTTTCCGAACTTCTCACGCTGTGTAACTACACGCCGTGACGGTGCCTGCACGCATTTGTCGGAGAACTCCTTCTCGAGCCGAGCTGTCGCGCCACGACCTGTGAGCAATCTCCTCATTCGTGCATATTTGGTGCGAATGCCTCTAGGCTGGCGACGTGCTTGACCTGATGACCCGATCGGCGGCGGCGCAAGGGTGGCGTACTCCCGAGGCATGGTGGCCCGCGCTGACCAGTGCGACGTCGCACCTTTCTGCCCCGGTGGCTGTGATTGCGCAGGATGCGCTCGCCTTCAACGCCCGCGACATGCTGGTGCGCGCTGGGGGAGTGCCGATTCGCGTCGCCAGTAAGTCGATTCGCGTCCGTGCCGTGCTCGACGCCGTCCTTGCCCTTCCCGGATACCAGGGCATCCTCGCCTTTACGCTCGCAGAAGCCCTGTGGCTTTCCGAAACTCAAGACGACATCGTGATGGGGTACCCCACGACTGATCGTGCGGCGCTCGCTCGCCTCCTTGCCGACGAAACGGCTGCGAGCCGCATCACCCTGATGATTGATGATGTCGCACAGCTCGACCTCATCGATGCGGTGGTGGCGCCGTCCGCACGTCCTGTGATCCGCGTCGCGATTGATGCGGATGCGTCGTGGCGTGCTCCCGCCCTCGGACATATTGGGGTAAGGCGGTCGCCACTGCATACGCCAGATGAGGTTGCCGCTTTTGCCGCGCGGGTGGTGAGCCGCCCCGGCTTCGCGCTCGTGGGGCTGATGATGTACGAGGCTCAGATTGCCGGGCAAACCGATGCAAGCGGCCACCAGGACGGTCTCATGCGCTGGATGAAGCGGCAATCAGGCAACGAACTGGCCGATCGTCGCCGTGCGATTGTCGCGGGCGTTCGACGCGTCGCTGACCTGGAATTTGTCAACGGCGGTGGAACCGGTTCGCTGGAATACACTGCCGCAGACGATTCCGTCACCGAGCTCACCGCAGGCAGCGGATTCTTGGCGGGCACGCTTTTTGATGACTACCAGGGGTTCCAGCCCGCACCGGCTGCGGCGTTCGCGTTCGACGTCGTGCGCAAGCCCCTCCCTGACATCGCCACCATTCTCGGCGGTGGTTGGATTGCTTCCGGCCCGCCGGTGGCTTCGCGCCAACCTCGCGCGGCATGGCCAACGGGCCTGAAAACGCTTGGCCGTGAGGGTGCGGGGGAAGTGCAGACGCCGTTACAGGGCGCACCCGCCCGTTCGCTCGCAGTCGGCGACCGCGTCTGGCTTCGTCATGCCAAGAGCGGCGAAGGGTCGGAACGGGTGTTGTCGTACCACGTCGTTGACGACGGCGTCGTGGTTGATGAGTTGTTGACGTACCGCGGAGAAGGAAAGGCGTTTTTGTGACACGACCAGGCGGACAATGGCAGAACTGGGCACGATCGGCTCGCATCCGACCGCAGCTCACGGAGTTTCCGCGCACGGCTGAGGCCGTCCAGCGGGCTGTTATTGCGGCGAAGGCGCGTGGCATGCAGATCAAGGCAGTTGGTTCCGGCCACTCCTTTACCGGCATCGCCGTTGCTCCCGGTGTACTGCTCGACCTGTCAGACCTCAGCGGCCTCGTCGCCGTCGATACGGAACGCGGCCGCGTCACACTCAAAGCCGGCACCAAGCTGCACCAGATTCCTGAATTGCTCGCGCCGTTCGGACTCGCGATGGAAAACCTCGGTGACATCGATCGACAGTCAATTTCTGGCGCGATCTCGACCGGAACGCACGGCACCGGATCTGGTTTCGGCGGAATCTCCACCCAGATCGTGGGCGCGACCCTCGTCACCGCAGAGGGCGAGTTCCGCACCATCGACGAGAACCACTCGCCCGAGTTGCTTCCGGCGGTTGCCCTCGGGCTCGGCGCGCTCGGCATCCTTGTTGACGTCACCGTGCAGTGTGTTCCGGCCTTCCTTTTGCATGCTGTCGAGCGCCGTGAGTCGATTCACGATGTGATGGCAAATATTCATGAGCGCGCGAACGCCGTTGACCACTTTGAGTTCTACTGGTTTCCGCACACCGAATTTGCGCTCACGAAGGAAAACACGCGGTTGCCTGAGGGCGATAAGCGTCATCCACTGCCGCGTGCCGCGAAGTGGCTCGATGAGACCGTACTTGCCAATGGCGTCTACCGCCTGACCTGCGGACTCGGGAGCGTGGTTCCCGCGATCGTGCCACCGGTATCCCGCATGGCTTCCCAGCTCACCGGCTCGCGCGAGTACACCGATCACTCCACTCGGGTTTTCACGCAGTCTCGCACCGTGCGGTTCCGTGAGATGGAGTACGCCATCCCCGTGGAAAACGTGCAGGACGCGTTTCGCGAACTCGCCGCTGTCATCGCGCGCAAGGGGTGGAAGATCTCTTTCCCGGTTGAGGTGCGCTTTGCGAAGGGCGATGACCGGTGGCTGTCGACCGCATACGGCCGTGATTCTGCCTACATCGCCGTGCACCGGTACTGGCGCGAAGACCCCAGCGAATATTTCTGGGCGGTGGAGACGATCATGGCGCAGTTCGGTGGCCGACCGCACTGGGGAAAGATGCACACGCTCAATGCCCAGACATTGCGCGAGCGCTATCCCCGCTTTGACGATTTTGTCGCGCTTCGCGATGAATGGGACCCGGAACGGCGCTTCCGAAACGCGTACCTTGATCGCGTCCTCGGGGCGTGAACTCGCTGAGAGTCATCCGACGCCACCTCGACAGCGCGGTGCGCGCGGATAGTATGTGAATCGATAGAAGGGGGCTCGCACTTATGTGGGAATGGCTAATTCCGGTTCTGATCGTTGTTGCGATCGTGGTTATCGGCGCAATTTACCTGTGGGCGACGTACAACGCGCTTGTCGCGCTCAACGTCCGCGTTGATGAGGCGTGGAGCGACATTACGGTTCAACTCAAGCGTCGTGCTGATCTCATTCCGAACCTTATCGAGACGGTGAAGGGATACGCGGCCCACGAAAAGGCGGTCTTTGAGAACGTCACCCGTGCGCGCGCTGAGACCCTCTCGGCAACGTCGCCGGCAGCGGCCGGCGTGGCAGAAGGTCACATGGAGCAGGCCCTGAAGAGCCTCTTCGCGGTCGCTGAGGCTTACCCGGCACTGCAGGCCAGCCAGAACTATCTGCAGTTGCAAGAGGCCATCGTTGACACCGAAGACAAGATCCAGGCGTCGCGTCGGTTCTTCAACGGAGGCGTGCGCGAACTGAACACGAAGATCAAGGTGTTCCCCAACAACCTGTTCGCACGCAGCCTCGGTTTCGTGGAACGCGAGTTCTTCGAGGTGGTGGACGGAACGGCGATCTCAGAGCCGCCTCGCGTTCAGTTCTAGAAGATTCGAGTTCGGGCCCGGTGCAAAAGCACCGGGCCCGAATTCATTCCTGCCTGTCATGGCGGGCGGCCCCAGGAAGCGCGGCACGGAGGTCAGCGGTGGCTGAGCCCCAGGAGGAGACACTGAGCGCTTCCAGCCCCTGCCATCGGGCGGCGAGACGTAACTCCTCTGCGACGGCCGGAGCGTGGCGGCGGTCTTCAGGGCATTCCCACCACGCCGATTGCACCAGCAGGGTTGATCGAGCCCTGTCTGCCTTGAGGTCGACACGACCCACGATGTCGCCATCAGCGAGGATTGGCAGCGAGTAGTACCCGAACTCACGCTTGTGCGATGGGGTGTAGATCTCAATGCGATAGTCGAAGTCATAGAGGCGCGCTGCGCGATCCCGGAACCACACCAGCGGATCAAACGGCGTCAACAGCACCGCGGGCGGGACAGAACGCGCGATTGCCGCTTCGTGGTGTCGCCACGCCATGATCGGTTTGCCGTTGCGTTGCCACCCTTCGACATATGTCGGAATCGCCGTGCCAGCGTCACGAAGGTCGGCGAGGGCTTTTGTGGCTGCGGCGACCGGAACCCGGTAATAGTCGGCGAGGTCGGCGGTTGTCGCCACCCCATACGAAGCGAGCGCGCGGCTCATGAGTTCTCGGATGGCATCGTCCTTCGCGACCGGAGCGCCACGGTGCTGCTCCGGGATGACATGTTCGGTGAGTCCGTAGCGGCGTTCGAAGCCGCGCCGGCCAGCAACCGCGACATCGCCAAACATGAACATGTATTCCAAAGCGAGTTTGACGCGGTTCCAGTCCCACCAGGGGCCGCGCGCGCCCTGGTGCGAATCGTCTTCAATCTCGGCAGGGCGAAGCGGACCGCGCGCTGCCAACTCGTCACGTACCCACTGCATGGTGGCCGCGTTTTCCGCCACCCACTTGCCGGCGGTTTCGCCGTATTTTGCCCGGTTCGCCTCCATCCGGAAGTTCCACAACGACCAATCAGCCACCGGAACCAGGGTGGCGGCATGTGCCCAATACTCGACGTAGTCGCCGTCAGCACGGAACATGAGATCGTCAAACGTGCCGGTGTCATAGGCGCCAAGGCGAGAAAACATCGGCATGTAGTGGCTACGGGAGAACACGTTGACGGTGTCGATTTGCAGCACCCCGATATCGCGCATGACTGCGTGCAAGTGCCGAGGTGATGGAGTCGCGGGTCGGCGCCGATTGAACCCCTGTGCGGCCAGGGTGATGCGTTGCGCCTGACGGCGAGAGAGAGAATCGACCACGCAGTCAGCGTAATGCGACCCTCGGACAGTCCTAGACTGAGGGAATGGCTGACGAACGGCGTAACTCCCGATTCTGGGATGCCGTGCGCGCTCGCCCACAGGTGGGGGACGGGGTAAACCCGGTACCACGTGGGTTACAGATCGCCACGGCCTACTCTTGGCGACTACTGGTGATCGGATTGGCCGCCGCTGGCGTCGTTTTCCTGGTTATCCAGCTCAAACTTCTCGTCATCCCACTACTCATCGCATTGCTGATGAGTGCGTTAGTCTCGCCTTTTTTCGACTGGCTTAATCATCGCCGCGTGCCGCGCTGGCTCTCCATCGTCATTGTCATGGTCAGCACGATGGCGATCGTCGCAGGGCTGCTGTGGCTGGCGATCTGGCAAATTGCGCGGCAATTGCCCGAGGTTCGCGCACGAACTACCGAGGGAATCCAGGCGGTCCAGCAGTGGCTGGCTGACAGCGCGCTTCAGATCAGCGCAGACGACTTCAACACCTGGTTCGCTGAGGGACTAAAGCTCCTCCAGGAGCAAGCACAGGCACTTATTCAAGGCGTGTTGGCCGTCGGCTCCACCGTGGGCCACATCGCCACCGGTGCGCTACTCGCGCTGTTCATCCTGATCTGCCTCCTCGCCGACGGTGCGGGGATTTGGCGGTGGACGCTGCGGTTGTTCCCGAAGGATGCCCGACCTGGGGTTGACGCGTCCGCCAGGGCGGGATGGAAGACCGTACGCAACTATGCGCGCACCCAGTTACTTGTCGCCACGATTGACGCCATCGGTATCGGTGCGGTCGCATTCGGC
This window encodes:
- a CDS encoding D-arabinono-1,4-lactone oxidase; protein product: MTRPGGQWQNWARSARIRPQLTEFPRTAEAVQRAVIAAKARGMQIKAVGSGHSFTGIAVAPGVLLDLSDLSGLVAVDTERGRVTLKAGTKLHQIPELLAPFGLAMENLGDIDRQSISGAISTGTHGTGSGFGGISTQIVGATLVTAEGEFRTIDENHSPELLPAVALGLGALGILVDVTVQCVPAFLLHAVERRESIHDVMANIHERANAVDHFEFYWFPHTEFALTKENTRLPEGDKRHPLPRAAKWLDETVLANGVYRLTCGLGSVVPAIVPPVSRMASQLTGSREYTDHSTRVFTQSRTVRFREMEYAIPVENVQDAFRELAAVIARKGWKISFPVEVRFAKGDDRWLSTAYGRDSAYIAVHRYWREDPSEYFWAVETIMAQFGGRPHWGKMHTLNAQTLRERYPRFDDFVALRDEWDPERRFRNAYLDRVLGA
- a CDS encoding rhomboid family intramembrane serine protease, with the translated sequence MTIEPRPTEKPRSRLVTAAIFGGGFVALIWIIEILDAITNQRLDNNGVRPWTVDGLWGIVFAPVLHTDWAHLISNSVPAFVLTFVIVLSSGTTRWLEATAIVWVTAGVGTWLIGGLNTNHVGASSLIFGWVAFLVLRGFFAKKLSEIAIGLVIGAVYGYLIWGVLPTTPGVSWQGHLCGAIGGVIAAVILGRRSAEQRDATARS
- a CDS encoding NAD(P)/FAD-dependent oxidoreductase, with the protein product MPKILIVGGGYAGFYTAWKLEKHLRKGEAEVIMVDPLPYMTYLPFLPEVAAGSIEARHAVVSHRRHLKKTTIVRAKVTNVDHANKTATITPEQGESYELEYDQIVVTAGSVSRTFPIPGIAENAIGMKAIEEAVAVRDRLLNNFDKAATLPAGPERDRLLTVVVVGGGFAGIETFAELRSLASSLLANYPQLKFEDTHFHLIEAMGRIMPEVSLPTSEWVLKDLAKRGANVHLDTQVVDATDGNVGLSTGQVIPSDLIIWTAGVMANPQVVKGSGLPADQRGRITADATLRVIDGEEIVEGAWTAGDISAVPDLTGGGVGGFCVPNAQHAVRQAKRLAKNLVAVLRGAQPVEYIHKNLGAVAGLGLYNGVFQSGKIALKGFVAWVAHRGYHGLAMPSWERKWRVLWGWWHNLWLGRDIASMEAVQIPRAFFTEFASKPRPAAAPVEAPAEKPAEPVADKATESEKAAVGA
- a CDS encoding LemA family protein, translating into MWEWLIPVLIVVAIVVIGAIYLWATYNALVALNVRVDEAWSDITVQLKRRADLIPNLIETVKGYAAHEKAVFENVTRARAETLSATSPAAAGVAEGHMEQALKSLFAVAEAYPALQASQNYLQLQEAIVDTEDKIQASRRFFNGGVRELNTKIKVFPNNLFARSLGFVEREFFEVVDGTAISEPPRVQF
- a CDS encoding AI-2E family transporter — translated: MADERRNSRFWDAVRARPQVGDGVNPVPRGLQIATAYSWRLLVIGLAAAGVVFLVIQLKLLVIPLLIALLMSALVSPFFDWLNHRRVPRWLSIVIVMVSTMAIVAGLLWLAIWQIARQLPEVRARTTEGIQAVQQWLADSALQISADDFNTWFAEGLKLLQEQAQALIQGVLAVGSTVGHIATGALLALFILICLLADGAGIWRWTLRLFPKDARPGVDASARAGWKTVRNYARTQLLVATIDAIGIGAVAFGLGVPMAIPVAVLVFLGSFVPFIGAVVTGALAVFLALVYNGPFIALWMLVGVLAVQQVESHLLQPLLMGAAVKVHPLAVVLAVAGGAMIAGIPGALFAVPLAAFANVVAVSLASGSWRDGTVNHADLIWKTVPRERRAR
- a CDS encoding winged helix-turn-helix domain-containing protein encodes the protein MVDSLSRRQAQRITLAAQGFNRRRPATPSPRHLHAVMRDIGVLQIDTVNVFSRSHYMPMFSRLGAYDTGTFDDLMFRADGDYVEYWAHAATLVPVADWSLWNFRMEANRAKYGETAGKWVAENAATMQWVRDELAARGPLRPAEIEDDSHQGARGPWWDWNRVKLALEYMFMFGDVAVAGRRGFERRYGLTEHVIPEQHRGAPVAKDDAIRELMSRALASYGVATTADLADYYRVPVAAATKALADLRDAGTAIPTYVEGWQRNGKPIMAWRHHEAAIARSVPPAVLLTPFDPLVWFRDRAARLYDFDYRIEIYTPSHKREFGYYSLPILADGDIVGRVDLKADRARSTLLVQSAWWECPEDRRHAPAVAEELRLAARWQGLEALSVSSWGSATADLRAALPGAARHDRQE
- a CDS encoding alanine racemase, giving the protein MTRSAAAQGWRTPEAWWPALTSATSHLSAPVAVIAQDALAFNARDMLVRAGGVPIRVASKSIRVRAVLDAVLALPGYQGILAFTLAEALWLSETQDDIVMGYPTTDRAALARLLADETAASRITLMIDDVAQLDLIDAVVAPSARPVIRVAIDADASWRAPALGHIGVRRSPLHTPDEVAAFAARVVSRPGFALVGLMMYEAQIAGQTDASGHQDGLMRWMKRQSGNELADRRRAIVAGVRRVADLEFVNGGGTGSLEYTAADDSVTELTAGSGFLAGTLFDDYQGFQPAPAAAFAFDVVRKPLPDIATILGGGWIASGPPVASRQPRAAWPTGLKTLGREGAGEVQTPLQGAPARSLAVGDRVWLRHAKSGEGSERVLSYHVVDDGVVVDELLTYRGEGKAFL